In the Streptomyces sp. cg36 genome, one interval contains:
- a CDS encoding MarR family winged helix-turn-helix transcriptional regulator — MSAVDLSGHPGHLARRLQQAHYLLWNTLVSEQTTSPQYAVLNTLVAAPGLDQRTVGERVGLDRSTIAEVVTRLTRRGLLRKARDPRDGRRSLLTVTEEGLAAHRELTARTAAMNEVFLAPLAPAEQGVFLDLLRRVADAAEGFRTGGEEARAS, encoded by the coding sequence GTGTCCGCAGTCGACTTGAGCGGCCATCCCGGACATCTGGCCCGGCGCCTGCAGCAGGCCCACTACCTGCTCTGGAACACCCTGGTCTCCGAGCAGACCACCTCACCGCAGTACGCGGTCCTCAACACCCTGGTCGCCGCCCCGGGGCTGGACCAGCGGACCGTGGGCGAGCGCGTCGGCCTCGACCGTTCGACCATCGCCGAGGTGGTCACCCGGCTCACCCGGCGCGGGCTGCTGCGCAAGGCGCGCGACCCGCGCGACGGCCGCCGCTCACTGCTCACCGTCACCGAGGAGGGGCTGGCCGCCCACCGCGAGCTGACGGCGCGCACGGCCGCGATGAACGAGGTCTTCCTCGCCCCGCTGGCCCCCGCCGAGCAGGGCGTCTTCCTCGACCTGCTGCGCCGGGTGGCCGACGCGGCCGAGGGGTTCCGCACCGGCGGCGAGGAGGCCCGCGCCAGCTGA
- a CDS encoding FAD-dependent oxidoreductase: protein MADTVNGTGAGRHAVVVGASLAGLLAAHVLAEHAERVTIVERDRLPEGPEPRAGVPQSRHTHVLIPGGQSAYETLLPGFTEELREHGAPRVGTPDDIVQWQAGRWFRRTEETAHFVTPTRPLFEWLVRRRVLAGSRIEVVDGTETVGLIGDAARVRGVLVRERGPAATGREPRPLTADLVVDASGRGTRAADWLTRIGAEPPAEEVLETGLAYASRIYRTNGEAPGGTDARGQFVVPNPGQTFGAVVLPIEHDRWTVTLWGLRGAEPPLDDRGFTEYADRLPHPVVRRWLDAAKADTSALAYRTTANVRRRYDRPGRRPAGFLATGDAQCVFNPIYGQGMTVAALSALALRDALGERRRTPTTRRVQRAMSAVVRQAWDISAGSDKNMPTASGSAARSTAADRISGWYLGRVEARAPGDPEVSRAFRDVLYLVRPVTSLFAPRIARAVLFGPVRPAPSEPPARREGTG from the coding sequence TTGGCTGACACGGTGAACGGGACGGGCGCGGGGCGGCACGCCGTCGTCGTCGGGGCGAGCCTGGCGGGGCTGCTCGCGGCCCACGTGCTCGCGGAACACGCGGAGCGCGTCACGATCGTGGAGCGCGACCGGCTGCCCGAGGGGCCCGAGCCGCGCGCGGGAGTGCCGCAGAGCCGCCACACGCACGTACTGATCCCGGGCGGCCAGAGCGCCTACGAGACCCTGCTGCCCGGCTTCACCGAGGAGCTGCGGGAGCACGGCGCGCCCCGGGTCGGCACGCCCGACGACATCGTGCAGTGGCAGGCGGGCCGCTGGTTCCGCCGCACCGAGGAGACCGCCCACTTCGTCACCCCCACCCGGCCGCTCTTCGAATGGCTGGTGCGCCGCCGGGTGCTGGCCGGTTCCCGGATCGAGGTCGTCGACGGCACCGAGACCGTGGGGCTGATCGGCGACGCGGCCCGGGTGCGCGGAGTGCTGGTGCGCGAGCGCGGCCCGGCCGCCACCGGCCGCGAGCCCCGGCCGCTCACCGCCGACCTGGTGGTCGACGCCTCCGGGCGCGGCACCAGGGCCGCCGACTGGCTCACCCGCATCGGCGCCGAGCCGCCCGCCGAGGAGGTCCTGGAGACGGGCCTGGCCTACGCGAGCCGGATCTACCGCACAAACGGGGAGGCCCCCGGCGGCACCGACGCGCGGGGGCAGTTCGTCGTCCCCAACCCCGGCCAGACGTTCGGCGCGGTGGTGCTGCCGATCGAGCACGACCGGTGGACGGTCACGCTGTGGGGGCTGCGCGGCGCCGAACCCCCGCTGGACGACCGGGGGTTCACCGAGTACGCCGACCGCCTGCCGCACCCGGTGGTCCGCCGCTGGCTGGACGCGGCCAAGGCCGACACGTCCGCCCTCGCCTACCGCACCACCGCGAACGTGCGCCGCCGCTACGACCGGCCGGGCCGCCGCCCCGCCGGATTCCTGGCCACCGGCGACGCCCAGTGCGTCTTCAACCCGATCTACGGCCAGGGCATGACCGTCGCCGCCCTCAGCGCCCTCGCGCTGCGCGACGCGCTCGGTGAGCGCCGCCGCACCCCGACGACGCGGCGCGTGCAGCGGGCGATGTCCGCGGTGGTGCGGCAGGCGTGGGACATCTCGGCCGGGTCGGACAAGAACATGCCGACCGCGTCGGGCAGTGCCGCCCGCAGCACCGCCGCCGACCGGATCTCCGGGTGGTACCTGGGCCGGGTGGAGGCCCGCGCCCCCGGCGACCCGGAGGTGAGCCGGGCCTTCCGCGACGTGCTCTACCTGGTCCGCCCGGTCACCTCGCTGTTCGCCCCGCGCATCGCCCGGGCGGTGCTGTTCGGCCCGGTGCGGCCGGCCCCCTCGGAGCCGCCGGCGCGGCGCGAGGGCACCGGCTGA
- a CDS encoding phosphocholine-specific phospholipase C, with product MAELNRRRFMQLAGGTAALTMLSDSIARAAAIPAQGGTGSIQDVEHIVVLMQENRSFDHYFGSLKGVRGFGDPRPVTLPSGKSVWHQASGGKEVLPFRPKADNLGLQFIQDLNHDWAGGHKAFNNGKYDQWVPAKTSTTMAYLTREDIPFHYALADAFTICDAYHCSFLGSTDPNRYYMWTGYTGNDGTGGGPVLGNDEKGYGWTTYPERLEKAGVSWKIYQDVGDGLDAAGGWGWINDAYRGNYGDNSLLYFNSYRNAKPGDALYEKARTGTNAKAGDGLFDVLKADVKAGKLPQISWIAAPEAFTEHPNWPANYGAWYISQVLDALTSNPDVWAKTALFITYDENDGFFDHVVPPFPPSSANQGLSTVSTSADYYGGSIGYAAGAYGLGQRVPMLVVSPWSTGGYSCSETFDHTSIIRFMERRFGVAEPNISPWRRAICGDLTSAFDFGKASSAPASLPSTAAYVPPDRDRHPDFVPVPPATGSIPRQERGSRPTRPLRYAPYVDGSASVSTGKFTLTFSGGASAGAQFLVTSANRTDGPWTYTAEAGKTLFDAWNTTYSKGTTDLTVFGPNGFLRAFRNAGRTAGAEVTARHNAATGNLDLTLTNAATATAKLTVTNGYGGASQALSVAPGATVKYTVDLSASRRWYDVSVVAAADATFLRRFAGHVETGAAGVSDPAILTA from the coding sequence ATGGCTGAACTCAACAGGCGCCGGTTCATGCAGCTCGCCGGCGGCACCGCGGCCCTCACCATGCTGTCCGACAGCATCGCCCGCGCCGCCGCCATCCCGGCCCAGGGCGGCACCGGCAGCATCCAGGACGTCGAGCACATCGTCGTCCTGATGCAGGAGAACCGCTCCTTCGACCACTACTTCGGCTCGCTCAAGGGCGTACGCGGCTTCGGCGACCCCCGGCCCGTCACCCTGCCCAGCGGCAAGTCGGTCTGGCACCAGGCCAGTGGCGGCAAGGAAGTCCTGCCCTTCCGGCCCAAGGCGGACAACCTCGGACTGCAGTTCATCCAGGACCTCAACCACGACTGGGCGGGCGGCCACAAGGCGTTCAACAACGGCAAGTACGACCAGTGGGTGCCCGCGAAGACGTCCACCACGATGGCCTACCTCACCCGTGAGGACATCCCGTTCCACTACGCGCTCGCCGACGCCTTCACCATCTGCGACGCCTACCACTGCTCGTTCCTCGGCTCCACCGACCCCAACCGCTACTACATGTGGACCGGGTACACCGGCAACGACGGCACCGGCGGCGGGCCCGTCCTCGGCAACGACGAGAAGGGGTACGGCTGGACCACCTACCCCGAGCGGCTGGAGAAGGCCGGGGTCTCCTGGAAGATCTACCAGGACGTCGGCGACGGCCTGGACGCGGCGGGCGGCTGGGGCTGGATCAACGACGCCTACCGGGGCAACTACGGCGACAACTCGCTGCTGTACTTCAACAGCTACCGCAACGCCAAGCCCGGCGACGCGCTCTACGAGAAGGCGCGCACCGGCACCAACGCCAAGGCGGGCGACGGCCTCTTCGACGTCCTCAAGGCCGATGTGAAGGCCGGGAAGCTGCCGCAGATCTCCTGGATCGCCGCGCCCGAGGCGTTCACCGAGCACCCAAACTGGCCCGCCAACTACGGCGCCTGGTACATCTCCCAGGTGCTGGACGCGCTCACCTCCAACCCCGATGTGTGGGCGAAGACCGCGCTGTTCATCACGTACGACGAGAACGACGGCTTCTTCGACCACGTCGTGCCGCCGTTCCCGCCCTCCTCGGCCAACCAGGGGCTCTCCACGGTCTCGACCTCGGCCGACTACTACGGCGGCAGCATCGGCTACGCGGCCGGTGCCTACGGGCTGGGTCAGCGCGTCCCGATGCTCGTCGTCTCGCCCTGGTCCACCGGCGGCTACAGCTGCTCCGAGACCTTCGACCACACCTCGATCATCCGGTTCATGGAGCGCCGCTTCGGGGTCGCCGAGCCCAACATCTCGCCCTGGCGCCGCGCCATCTGCGGCGATCTGACCTCGGCGTTCGACTTCGGCAAGGCCAGCAGCGCGCCCGCCTCGCTGCCCTCCACCGCCGCCTATGTGCCGCCGGACCGCGACCGGCACCCCGACTTCGTGCCGGTGCCCCCGGCGACCGGCAGCATCCCCAGGCAGGAGCGCGGCTCGCGCCCGACCCGGCCGCTGCGGTACGCGCCGTACGTGGACGGCTCGGCGAGCGTCTCCACCGGCAAGTTCACGCTGACGTTCAGCGGCGGCGCCTCGGCGGGCGCCCAGTTCCTGGTCACCTCCGCCAACCGCACCGACGGGCCGTGGACGTACACCGCGGAGGCGGGCAAGACGCTCTTCGACGCCTGGAACACCACGTACTCCAAGGGCACCACGGACCTCACCGTCTTCGGCCCCAACGGCTTCCTGCGCGCCTTCCGCAACGCGGGCAGGACCGCGGGCGCCGAGGTGACGGCCCGGCACAACGCGGCCACCGGCAACCTCGACCTGACCCTGACCAACGCGGCCACCGCCACCGCGAAGCTCACCGTCACCAACGGGTACGGCGGCGCGTCCCAGGCGCTGAGCGTGGCGCCGGGCGCGACCGTCAAGTACACGGTCGACCTGTCGGCGAGCAGGCGCTGGTACGACGTGTCGGTGGTGGCCGCCGCCGACGCCACCTTCCTGCGCCGGTTCGCCGGACACGTCGAGACGGGTGCGGCGGGCGTCAGCGACCCGGCGATCCTGACGGCCTGA
- a CDS encoding cytochrome bc complex cytochrome b subunit, producing MSSTTQSGTESTSRPAEPKKGEKLADWADGRLGIYSLARTQMRKIFPDHWSFMFGEICLYSFIVLILTGIYLTLFFEPSGVEVVYHGAYTPLNGVRMTRAYESTLDLSFEVRGGLLIRQIHHWSALVFCAGLLVHMMRVFFTGAYRKPRELNWLFGWTILFTALITGLTGYSLPDDLLSGTGIRFADGAILSIPVIGTYISFFLFGGEFPGHDIIPRLYSAHVLLLPGLILGLVVTHLILVFYHKHTQFAGPGRGEKNVVGAPLMPIYTAKAGGFFFLVFGLLTVMGAVASINPVWEMGPYRPDLVSTGAQPDWYLGFSEGLIRVMPGWEINAWGHTLALGVLIPFTLFPLLLAAIGAYPFIEAWVTGDKREHHIADRPRNHPVRTGLGTAWLAMYFVCLVGGGNDLWATHFHLSINSITWFVRIGFFAVPALTFVVTKRICHGLQLSDKEKVLHGRETGVIKMLPHGEYVEVHEPLDQGQLYKLTHHEQPALFELGPEVDDNGVRRRVTRSERLRAKLSAAMYGEGSHVPKATPEEYRQIQAAHSGHAEHGPEPEQEHGREAEQEHQRR from the coding sequence ATGAGCAGCACCACGCAGAGCGGCACGGAGAGCACCTCACGACCGGCGGAGCCCAAGAAGGGCGAGAAGCTGGCCGACTGGGCGGACGGGCGGCTGGGCATCTACTCGCTCGCCAGGACCCAGATGCGCAAGATCTTCCCGGACCACTGGTCCTTCATGTTCGGCGAGATCTGCCTCTACAGCTTTATCGTCCTCATTCTGACCGGTATCTATCTGACCCTCTTCTTCGAGCCGAGCGGTGTGGAGGTCGTCTACCACGGCGCGTACACCCCGCTCAACGGCGTACGGATGACCCGGGCCTATGAATCCACCCTCGACCTGAGCTTCGAGGTGCGCGGCGGACTGCTGATCCGGCAGATCCACCACTGGTCCGCGCTGGTCTTCTGCGCGGGCCTCCTCGTCCACATGATGCGGGTGTTCTTCACCGGGGCCTACCGCAAGCCGCGCGAGCTGAACTGGCTGTTCGGCTGGACGATCCTGTTCACCGCGCTGATCACGGGCCTGACCGGCTACTCGCTCCCCGACGACCTGCTGTCCGGCACGGGCATCCGGTTCGCCGACGGGGCGATCCTGTCGATCCCGGTGATCGGCACGTACATCTCGTTCTTCCTCTTCGGCGGCGAGTTCCCGGGGCACGACATCATCCCCAGGCTCTACTCGGCGCACGTCCTGCTGCTGCCGGGGCTCATCCTGGGCCTGGTGGTGACCCATCTGATCCTGGTCTTCTACCACAAGCACACCCAGTTCGCCGGGCCCGGCCGCGGCGAGAAGAACGTGGTGGGCGCGCCCCTGATGCCGATCTACACGGCCAAGGCGGGCGGCTTCTTCTTCCTGGTCTTCGGGCTGCTGACGGTGATGGGCGCGGTGGCCAGCATCAACCCCGTGTGGGAGATGGGCCCCTACCGCCCCGACCTGGTGTCCACCGGCGCCCAGCCCGACTGGTACCTGGGCTTCTCCGAGGGCCTGATCCGGGTGATGCCGGGATGGGAGATCAACGCCTGGGGCCATACGCTCGCCCTCGGCGTCCTCATCCCGTTCACCCTGTTCCCGCTGCTGCTGGCGGCGATCGGCGCCTATCCGTTCATCGAGGCGTGGGTCACCGGGGACAAGCGCGAGCACCACATCGCCGACCGGCCGCGCAACCACCCGGTCCGCACCGGCCTCGGCACCGCCTGGCTGGCCATGTACTTCGTGTGCCTGGTGGGCGGCGGCAACGACCTGTGGGCCACCCACTTCCATCTGTCGATCAACTCGATCACCTGGTTCGTCCGGATCGGCTTCTTCGCGGTGCCGGCCCTCACGTTCGTCGTCACCAAGCGGATCTGCCACGGACTGCAGCTCAGCGACAAGGAGAAGGTGCTGCACGGCCGGGAGACCGGTGTCATCAAGATGCTGCCGCACGGCGAGTACGTGGAGGTCCACGAGCCGCTCGACCAGGGCCAGTTGTACAAGCTGACCCACCACGAGCAGCCCGCGCTCTTCGAGCTGGGCCCGGAGGTCGACGACAACGGCGTCCGGCGCCGGGTCACGCGCTCCGAGCGGCTGCGGGCCAAGCTGTCGGCGGCGATGTACGGGGAGGGCTCGCACGTACCGAAGGCGACGCCCGAGGAGTACCGCCAGATCCAGGCGGCGCATTCCGGCCATGCGGAGCACGGCCCCGAGCCCGAGCAGGAGCACGGGCGGGAAGCGGAGCAGGAGCACCAGCGGCGCTGA
- a CDS encoding MFS transporter, producing the protein MSYRKILTRNVLLWMLAAFTGRLPIAIAPLGLVFLVRDTSGGYSLGATLAGAYVLGEVLGSVALGAWLHPTRRHLAAGMAVGGLAFGGLALFPDAPVAATVALAFLGGAAPAAGPGGMRSMLIAMVDKADEPRALSAETVLTQITWGGAPALVVLLAVNVSAGAPLALGAAGFLAAALILSALPVPEREPAGTEAAPAAGRGRGRLLASVWPIYLTSAAAMAMLATAELALTPLLEYRGLTVNWSGALLALFSLTSAAGAFLYGLRTWPGTVRSQSLVFLLLTAVCVSTSAVLPGLAGIAVAFLAAGVFQAGVMVTRSLSLRERLPEHAHTAGYSIQYAVQGVGYTLTASVAAIVLDRSTPVVAILGGVVITVLLTLVSAAAEVRVRAARAGEAVG; encoded by the coding sequence ATGAGCTACCGCAAGATCCTCACCCGAAACGTCCTGCTGTGGATGCTGGCGGCCTTCACGGGCCGACTGCCCATCGCCATCGCCCCGTTGGGCCTGGTGTTCCTCGTCCGGGACACCTCCGGCGGCTACTCGCTGGGCGCCACCCTCGCGGGTGCCTACGTCCTCGGTGAGGTGCTGGGGTCGGTGGCGCTCGGCGCCTGGCTGCACCCCACGCGCCGGCACCTGGCGGCCGGGATGGCGGTCGGCGGGCTGGCCTTCGGCGGGCTCGCCCTGTTCCCCGACGCCCCGGTGGCCGCCACCGTCGCGCTGGCCTTCCTCGGCGGCGCCGCCCCGGCGGCCGGTCCCGGCGGCATGCGCAGCATGCTCATCGCCATGGTGGACAAGGCCGACGAGCCCAGGGCGCTCAGCGCCGAGACCGTCCTCACCCAGATCACCTGGGGCGGCGCGCCCGCGCTGGTCGTCCTGCTCGCGGTGAACGTCTCGGCGGGCGCGCCGCTGGCGCTGGGCGCGGCCGGGTTCCTCGCCGCCGCCCTGATCCTGTCGGCACTGCCCGTTCCGGAGCGGGAACCGGCCGGGACCGAGGCGGCCCCGGCCGCCGGTCGCGGGCGGGGGCGGCTGCTCGCCTCGGTCTGGCCGATCTACCTCACCAGCGCGGCGGCCATGGCCATGCTGGCCACCGCGGAACTCGCCCTCACCCCGCTGCTCGAATACCGCGGCCTCACCGTCAACTGGTCGGGCGCGCTGCTCGCGCTCTTCTCGCTGACCAGTGCGGCCGGTGCGTTCCTGTACGGGCTGCGCACCTGGCCGGGGACCGTGCGGAGCCAGAGCCTGGTCTTCCTGCTGCTGACCGCCGTCTGCGTCTCGACGTCGGCGGTCCTGCCGGGCCTGGCCGGGATCGCGGTCGCGTTCCTGGCGGCGGGCGTGTTCCAGGCCGGGGTGATGGTGACCCGCAGCCTGAGCCTGCGCGAGCGGCTGCCCGAGCACGCGCACACGGCGGGCTACTCCATCCAGTACGCGGTGCAGGGCGTCGGCTACACCCTCACCGCGTCGGTGGCGGCGATCGTCCTTGACCGCTCGACACCGGTGGTGGCCATCCTGGGCGGGGTGGTCATCACCGTGCTGCTGACGCTGGTGAGCGCGGCGGCCGAGGTCCGGGTGCGGGCGGCGCGGGCCGGGGAGGCGGTCGGCTGA
- a CDS encoding peptide ligase PGM1-related protein: protein MSTLFIANNRTAQMVGDLDELTAEHRRTAGVTAQRMIWYAAEGDVLVVPHVPSEEFLAYVTALTGHDRAQIAVIAPPPGRLGADVLTPDRWRDAAFLEQLRRHADEGGLDGVFPIYYDPSVIELTRSLGLGATTPGFPYIHQGGGQLLNSKATFRAIAAGIGCPVPEGRVAFGRAEAEEFLAELLADGRHAIVKKDFHVAGYGNAILSRSADVTPIGAPEVTVLAGREELADHLDERWEWYSNDDTRPVVIEDYTPDSVPVYAEFRIGAGATELFGHGEMLMGPIFNGLVVPAQSADHPGFPHFLAEAHRLCETVRAMGYQGPISVDGIVTPDGRILINEFNGRVGGSTHINYVAEQLVGADFLRERVLIQRHQWQVPSFAGAVAALEERGLAFDADTRTGVVITSDDSRAGGTVEYCLIAEDLAAAEKAERILGELFG, encoded by the coding sequence ATGAGCACTCTGTTCATAGCCAACAACCGCACCGCGCAGATGGTCGGCGACCTCGACGAGCTGACCGCCGAGCACCGCCGCACGGCGGGCGTGACCGCCCAGCGCATGATCTGGTACGCCGCCGAGGGCGACGTCCTGGTGGTGCCGCACGTGCCCAGCGAGGAGTTCCTGGCCTACGTCACCGCGCTGACCGGCCACGACCGGGCCCAGATCGCGGTGATCGCGCCGCCGCCCGGCCGCCTCGGCGCCGACGTCCTCACCCCGGACCGCTGGCGGGACGCCGCGTTCCTGGAGCAGCTGCGGCGGCACGCGGACGAGGGCGGGCTCGACGGGGTCTTCCCGATCTACTACGACCCCTCGGTCATCGAGCTGACCCGGTCGCTGGGGCTCGGCGCGACCACGCCCGGCTTCCCCTACATCCACCAGGGCGGCGGCCAACTGCTCAACAGCAAGGCCACGTTCCGGGCGATCGCCGCCGGGATCGGCTGCCCGGTGCCCGAGGGCCGGGTCGCGTTCGGCCGGGCCGAGGCCGAGGAGTTCCTGGCGGAGCTGCTGGCCGACGGCCGCCACGCCATCGTCAAGAAGGACTTCCACGTCGCCGGTTACGGCAACGCCATCCTCAGCCGCAGCGCCGACGTCACCCCGATCGGCGCCCCCGAGGTGACGGTCCTGGCCGGGCGGGAGGAGCTCGCCGACCACCTCGACGAGCGGTGGGAGTGGTACTCCAACGACGACACCCGCCCGGTGGTGATCGAGGACTACACCCCGGACAGCGTGCCGGTGTACGCGGAGTTCCGGATCGGGGCCGGGGCCACCGAGCTGTTCGGCCACGGCGAGATGCTGATGGGGCCGATCTTCAACGGCCTGGTGGTGCCCGCGCAGTCGGCGGACCACCCCGGGTTCCCGCACTTCCTCGCCGAGGCGCACCGGCTGTGCGAGACGGTACGGGCGATGGGCTACCAGGGCCCGATCAGCGTCGACGGCATCGTCACGCCCGACGGCCGGATCCTGATCAACGAGTTCAACGGCCGGGTCGGCGGCTCCACCCACATCAACTACGTGGCCGAGCAGCTGGTGGGCGCGGACTTCCTGCGCGAGCGCGTGCTGATCCAGCGCCACCAGTGGCAGGTGCCCTCGTTCGCGGGCGCGGTGGCGGCCCTCGAAGAGCGCGGCCTGGCGTTCGACGCGGACACCCGTACCGGAGTGGTGATCACCTCCGACGACAGCAGGGCCGGGGGCACCGTCGAGTACTGCCTGATCGCCGAGGACCTGGCCGCCGCCGAGAAGGCCGAGCGGATCCTGGGCGAGCTGTTCGGCTGA
- a CDS encoding isochorismatase family protein, which produces MSLPGIQPYLPPTEAELPANRAGWRIDPRRAVLLVHDMQRYFVDAFPAGQEPVLSLTANVRALRERAAAHGVPVAYTAQPGGMSVRDRGLLNDFWGPGMTVGPEQRAVVEGIEPRPGDTVFTKWRYSAFHRTGLLDLLRDQGRDQLVVCGIYAHIGVLATAVESYTNDIETFLVSDAVADFTADYHRMALGYAAERCAVVLPTRAAVEQLAAARPLTATTVENQPR; this is translated from the coding sequence ATGTCCCTTCCCGGCATCCAGCCCTACCTGCCGCCGACCGAGGCGGAGCTGCCCGCCAACCGGGCCGGCTGGCGGATCGACCCGCGCCGCGCGGTCCTGCTCGTCCACGACATGCAGCGGTACTTCGTGGACGCCTTCCCGGCGGGGCAGGAGCCCGTGCTCTCGCTGACCGCCAACGTCCGCGCCCTGCGCGAGCGGGCCGCCGCGCACGGCGTGCCCGTCGCCTACACGGCCCAGCCCGGCGGCATGTCCGTACGGGACCGGGGGCTGCTCAACGACTTCTGGGGTCCGGGGATGACGGTCGGCCCCGAACAGCGCGCCGTCGTCGAGGGCATCGAACCCCGGCCGGGCGACACGGTGTTCACCAAGTGGCGCTACAGCGCCTTCCACCGCACCGGACTGCTCGACCTCCTGCGCGACCAGGGCCGCGACCAGCTCGTCGTCTGCGGGATCTACGCCCACATCGGGGTGCTCGCCACGGCCGTGGAGTCCTACACCAACGACATCGAGACCTTCCTCGTCTCCGACGCGGTCGCCGACTTCACGGCCGACTACCACCGCATGGCCCTCGGCTACGCGGCGGAGCGCTGCGCGGTGGTCCTGCCCACCCGGGCGGCCGTCGAACAGCTCGCCGCAGCACGCCCCCTCACCGCAACGACAGTGGAGAACCAGCCCCGATGA
- a CDS encoding 3-deoxy-7-phosphoheptulonate synthase: MPAGETDRLRLLPAEQQPPWPDPEILAKARGELADRPPLVPAREIVALRALLADVAQGQALVVQAGDCAEKPSEPTWDVVARKAGLIDCLAGVLQANSGRPVVRVGRIAGQYAKPRSQPVERRDGHELPAYRGPLVNGPAFDPVARLPDPLRMLDCHDAAATVLDHLGERRDEWPGGGRIWTSHEALALDYELPQLRRDAYNRTFLTSTHWPWIGERTRQPDGAHVALLASVANPVACKVGPAATPAELVELCARLDPHRQPGRLTLIARLGADAVAERLPPLVAAVRAAGHPVIWLCDPMHGNTYTDGDGRKTRAVTALVREVRGFRAAVDAEGGTAGGLHLEATPDPVEECVLDESRPLAPDAVSTTLCDPRLNLQQAIAVADSWPGQ; the protein is encoded by the coding sequence CTGCCCGCCGGGGAGACCGACCGGCTGCGGCTGCTCCCCGCCGAGCAGCAGCCGCCCTGGCCCGACCCGGAGATCCTGGCGAAGGCGCGCGGCGAACTCGCCGACCGGCCGCCGCTGGTGCCCGCCCGTGAGATCGTCGCCCTGCGCGCGCTGCTGGCCGACGTGGCCCAGGGGCAGGCGCTGGTGGTGCAGGCCGGCGACTGCGCCGAGAAGCCGTCCGAGCCCACCTGGGACGTCGTCGCGCGCAAGGCCGGTCTCATCGACTGCCTGGCGGGCGTCCTCCAGGCCAACTCGGGCCGCCCGGTGGTCCGGGTGGGCCGGATCGCCGGGCAGTACGCCAAGCCGCGCTCCCAGCCGGTGGAGCGGCGCGACGGACACGAACTCCCGGCCTACCGCGGCCCGCTGGTGAACGGTCCGGCCTTCGACCCGGTGGCCCGCCTGCCGGACCCGCTGCGGATGCTCGACTGCCACGACGCCGCCGCGACCGTGCTCGACCACCTGGGCGAACGGCGGGACGAGTGGCCCGGCGGCGGCCGGATCTGGACCAGCCACGAGGCCCTGGCGCTCGACTACGAGCTGCCGCAGCTGCGCCGGGACGCGTACAACCGCACGTTCCTCACCTCCACCCACTGGCCGTGGATCGGCGAGCGCACCCGGCAGCCGGACGGCGCCCACGTGGCGCTGCTGGCCTCCGTCGCCAACCCCGTGGCCTGCAAGGTGGGGCCCGCGGCCACCCCGGCCGAGCTGGTGGAGCTGTGCGCCCGGCTCGACCCGCACCGCCAGCCCGGACGGCTCACCCTGATCGCCCGGCTCGGCGCGGACGCGGTGGCCGAGCGGCTGCCGCCGCTGGTCGCCGCCGTACGGGCGGCCGGACACCCGGTGATCTGGCTCTGCGACCCCATGCACGGCAACACCTACACCGACGGCGACGGCCGCAAGACCCGGGCGGTGACCGCCTTGGTCCGCGAGGTCCGCGGGTTCCGGGCGGCCGTGGACGCCGAGGGCGGCACGGCGGGCGGACTCCATCTGGAGGCGACCCCCGACCCGGTCGAGGAGTGCGTGCTCGACGAGAGCCGCCCCCTGGCGCCGGACGCCGTCAGCACCACGCTCTGCGACCCCCGGCTCAACCTCCAGCAAGCCATCGCCGTGGCCGACTCCTGGCCCGGCCAGTAA